The following proteins are encoded in a genomic region of Paenibacillus sp. FSL R7-0273:
- a CDS encoding ABC transporter permease, with translation MKGHTFWNDLKNYKVILLMLLPAVAFFLLFAYIPMAGIVIAFKKYDYAGGIFGSAWNGLDNFRFFFESGDAWRVTRNTALYNIAFITVNNALQIFAAIMLFEVGGKWFRKITQSALFLPYFISWVVVGAIAYNLLNYDIGTVNALLRGLGLEPVDIYNTPAYWPYILVIVAAWKSLGYGTVMYLAAISGIDTEMYEAAEIDGANIFQRIMKVTLPNLYPTVIILVLLAVGNIFRGDFGMFYNMVGNNGLLFSATDVIDTFVFRSLITSNDIGMSAAAGVFQSVLGFATIMTVNYAVRKYDKDRALF, from the coding sequence ATGAAAGGGCATACATTCTGGAATGATTTGAAAAACTATAAGGTTATCCTGCTGATGCTGTTACCGGCGGTTGCCTTCTTCCTCCTGTTCGCGTACATCCCGATGGCGGGTATCGTCATTGCTTTTAAAAAATACGATTACGCCGGCGGCATCTTCGGCAGCGCCTGGAACGGGCTGGACAACTTCCGCTTTTTCTTCGAATCCGGCGATGCCTGGCGGGTTACACGGAATACAGCACTTTATAACATTGCTTTTATAACGGTAAACAACGCCCTGCAGATCTTCGCTGCCATCATGCTGTTTGAGGTCGGAGGCAAATGGTTCCGCAAAATTACACAATCGGCGCTGTTCCTGCCCTATTTTATCTCCTGGGTCGTAGTCGGGGCGATTGCCTATAACCTGCTCAATTATGACATCGGTACAGTAAATGCGCTGCTTAGAGGCCTTGGCCTTGAGCCTGTCGATATTTATAATACACCGGCCTACTGGCCTTATATCCTGGTTATTGTAGCTGCCTGGAAGAGTCTCGGGTACGGAACGGTAATGTATCTGGCGGCGATTTCGGGTATCGATACAGAAATGTACGAGGCGGCTGAAATTGACGGCGCTAACATCTTCCAGCGGATTATGAAGGTGACTCTGCCGAACCTTTATCCTACAGTCATTATTCTGGTGCTGCTGGCGGTCGGGAACATTTTCCGGGGAGATTTCGGGATGTTCTATAACATGGTCGGCAACAACGGGCTGCTGTTCTCCGCGACGGACGTTATCGATACCTTTGTCTTCCGGTCACTGATTACTTCCAATGATATCGGAATGTCGGCTGCAGCAGGCGTGTTCCAGTCGGTGCTTGGATTCGCAACCATCATGACGGTGAACTACGCTGTCCGCAAATACGACAAAGACCGCGCCCTGTTCTAG
- a CDS encoding class I SAM-dependent methyltransferase, whose amino-acid sequence MPFIEIIPWIITFVLLLSVLWIVLISWKNGISPMPASGLVRLAVIAEVQRIRGYSNIVEAGSGWGTLGLEVIRHCPGKRLTGIENSGIPLGFSRLFTLLYARMLPEKGAGEGLRKRVIFKRGDIYSYSYRDADIVLCYLFPGAMALLAEKFRQQLPQGATVISICFALPDRQPVRVITCKDRLRTKVYVYRY is encoded by the coding sequence ATGCCTTTTATTGAAATCATTCCCTGGATAATCACATTTGTCCTCCTGTTATCCGTACTTTGGATTGTCCTCATAAGCTGGAAGAACGGGATTTCGCCGATGCCCGCCTCCGGGCTTGTCCGGCTGGCAGTGATTGCAGAGGTGCAGCGGATTCGGGGCTACAGCAATATTGTTGAAGCCGGTTCCGGCTGGGGCACGCTTGGGCTGGAGGTTATCCGCCATTGTCCCGGGAAGCGGCTGACCGGAATCGAAAATTCCGGCATTCCCCTGGGGTTCTCAAGGCTGTTCACCTTACTCTATGCCCGCATGCTGCCGGAAAAGGGTGCCGGGGAGGGATTGCGCAAACGGGTTATTTTTAAGCGCGGGGATATCTATAGCTACTCTTACAGGGACGCCGACATTGTGCTCTGTTATCTGTTCCCGGGAGCAATGGCGCTTTTGGCAGAGAAGTTCAGACAGCAGCTGCCGCAAGGCGCGACGGTGATCAGCATCTGTTTTGCCTTGCCGGACAGGCAGCCTGTGCGCGTTATTACCTGTAAGGATCGTCTGCGGACTAAAGTGTATGTATACCGGTATTAG
- the hprK gene encoding HPr(Ser) kinase/phosphatase, which yields MKSITVQSLTDKFHLEVLAGASRMDRLVTRPRTHRPGLEFVGYFDFFPMERVQVLGRKEINYLLTLSVEDRVHHIGNIVKYHPPCFIVTTGQQEIPYLTHFCNQEGIPLLRTAETTNEFIAKLDSFLVKALAPELSIHGVCVNVSGIGILLRGKSGIGKSETAHTLIRRGHRFVADDIVVLKKLGPATLLGTHNETTREFLALRSIGLINVVRQYGRKAFQDETRIVLDIELCPWRENALNNELELVPQFTEYLGVKIPHIEVQLQPGRDVAGLIEAAANNWYLKQLGYSAVEEFMKRIEDGMQP from the coding sequence ATGAAGTCAATCACCGTTCAGAGCCTAACTGATAAATTCCACCTGGAGGTGCTTGCCGGAGCGAGCCGGATGGACCGCCTGGTTACGCGGCCGCGGACGCACCGGCCAGGTCTGGAATTTGTCGGGTATTTTGATTTCTTTCCGATGGAGCGGGTGCAGGTGCTCGGCCGCAAGGAGATTAATTATCTGCTTACGCTGAGCGTAGAGGACCGTGTGCATCATATCGGCAATATCGTCAAATATCATCCCCCGTGCTTCATTGTCACGACAGGACAGCAGGAAATTCCTTATCTTACGCATTTCTGCAACCAGGAGGGGATTCCCCTGCTGCGGACGGCAGAAACAACCAATGAGTTCATCGCCAAGCTGGACAGCTTTTTGGTCAAGGCGCTGGCACCCGAGCTGTCCATACACGGTGTCTGTGTGAACGTCTCCGGTATCGGCATTCTGCTGCGGGGCAAATCGGGCATCGGCAAAAGCGAAACGGCACACACCCTGATCCGCAGAGGCCACCGGTTCGTAGCCGACGATATTGTCGTGCTCAAAAAGCTCGGTCCGGCTACACTGCTTGGCACCCATAACGAAACCACGCGCGAGTTCCTGGCGCTGCGCAGCATCGGTCTGATCAATGTGGTCCGCCAGTACGGGCGAAAGGCCTTCCAGGACGAGACCCGGATTGTGCTGGATATTGAGCTGTGCCCTTGGCGCGAGAACGCACTTAACAATGAGCTGGAGCTGGTGCCCCAGTTCACGGAGTACCTCGGCGTAAAGATCCCGCACATCGAGGTTCAGCTTCAGCCGGGGCGCGATGTGGCCGGCTTGATCGAGGCGGCCGCCAACAACTGGTATCTGAAGCAGCTCGGCTACAGCGCGGTTGAGGAATTCATGAAACGGATTGAGGACGGGATGCAGCCGTAA
- a CDS encoding alpha/beta fold hydrolase, which produces MEATFIKVCDKQLYVEIHGDAAAPPLLYLHGGPGEGCYEFMLHQSRRLSDQLRLIGIDQRGVWRSEEIGESEPLALEDLVEDCEQLRKELGIAKWSVLGHSFGGLLGVRYAGKYPDSVKSLILEGPSLDLPKSLQSWLRKAAGLYESLEKSEQAQACLAAAGDNRPPFELLHSFFELGEGLGELRMKVYTPNEGNNYTEMSYSDSETEEFGRRSYIHLSKLMKEGRMFDPVLPVLKELTVAVLLIKGRHDPITCEEQTRTFVENTRNGTLKIYEECGHLPHFEAPDRFAADVIRFVTRP; this is translated from the coding sequence ATGGAAGCTACATTTATTAAAGTCTGCGATAAGCAGCTGTATGTAGAGATTCACGGCGACGCAGCGGCTCCGCCATTGTTGTATCTGCATGGGGGCCCGGGAGAGGGCTGCTATGAATTCATGCTGCATCAGTCTCGGCGCCTATCAGACCAACTCCGCCTAATTGGCATTGACCAGCGGGGAGTATGGCGTTCTGAGGAAATCGGAGAGAGTGAGCCGTTAGCGCTGGAGGATTTGGTAGAGGACTGTGAGCAGCTGCGTAAAGAGCTGGGGATTGCAAAATGGTCTGTTCTAGGCCATTCTTTTGGCGGATTATTGGGAGTCCGGTATGCCGGCAAGTATCCAGACTCGGTAAAGAGCCTGATTCTGGAGGGGCCTTCTTTGGATTTGCCAAAATCACTTCAGAGCTGGCTGCGCAAGGCAGCAGGCTTGTACGAGTCACTCGAAAAATCAGAGCAGGCACAAGCCTGTCTTGCAGCAGCAGGAGATAATCGGCCGCCGTTTGAGCTGTTACACTCCTTTTTTGAATTAGGCGAAGGTTTGGGTGAACTCAGAATGAAGGTATACACGCCGAATGAAGGCAACAATTATACAGAGATGTCGTATTCAGACAGTGAGACAGAGGAGTTTGGAAGGCGCAGTTATATACATTTGTCCAAGCTAATGAAAGAGGGGCGGATGTTCGACCCGGTGCTTCCCGTGCTTAAAGAGCTCACGGTTGCCGTTCTTCTGATTAAAGGCAGGCATGATCCGATTACCTGTGAAGAGCAGACCCGGACTTTTGTTGAAAATACACGGAATGGAACTTTGAAAATATATGAGGAATGCGGGCATCTGCCGCATTTTGAAGCGCCTGACCGGTTTGCGGCAGATGTCATTCGATTTGTAACCCGACCCTAA
- a CDS encoding ABC transporter substrate-binding protein yields the protein MLKRNRMMLLALVLTFVTILSACGGGNNNANAPAEPTNNASEAGGNSTATDPAASGAIDTSKEVKLKMIFVGPKPVDYDSVFAEINKVLKEKINATVEGEFLDWSDWAQKYPLKLAANEDFDLIYSANWAGYNDQSLKGGFLELTDELLNKYMPETVKAMPQVSWDQAKVNGKLYMVPQNSGESVEKLILYREDLRKKYNLPEINSPESYSTYLKTIGQNEKGVTPFTPETGDWKYHNLDRVLLKQQNEWNMFDLDLPFAFKLDDAAGKVFNVYETQEFKDLLVYYKDLADNNAWSKNVLNSKNDHQADFKAGKTASITHNNGTLGSLMALMRQENSPYEVALADINQGKKKSIAISTQNGTSIHATSKNVERSLMMIDLMQNDKQLHDLMMYGINGVHYEPVGEDKFKALEKNPNYTGFSNWNFNSPLNRTNEAFPQEASDLVNSWEASVYHYDLETFVFDNSKVKTEIANVGNVMLRYAIPLEYGVIEDIDKGLAELNKQLQSAGLEKIQTELQAQIDAFLANK from the coding sequence ATGCTGAAAAGAAATAGAATGATGCTGCTGGCGCTCGTTTTAACCTTCGTTACGATTCTAAGTGCGTGCGGCGGAGGCAATAACAATGCCAATGCACCGGCTGAGCCTACTAATAATGCATCAGAGGCAGGCGGCAACAGCACTGCAACAGATCCTGCAGCTTCGGGAGCTATCGATACTTCTAAAGAAGTGAAGCTGAAAATGATTTTTGTCGGACCTAAGCCGGTCGATTACGACAGCGTATTTGCTGAAATCAATAAAGTGCTGAAGGAAAAAATTAATGCCACCGTCGAAGGCGAGTTCCTGGACTGGTCCGACTGGGCACAGAAATATCCGCTGAAGCTGGCGGCTAACGAGGATTTCGACCTGATCTATTCGGCGAACTGGGCCGGCTACAATGACCAGTCTCTGAAGGGCGGCTTCCTGGAGCTGACCGATGAGCTGCTGAACAAGTACATGCCGGAAACGGTGAAGGCTATGCCGCAGGTAAGCTGGGACCAGGCCAAGGTGAACGGCAAGCTGTACATGGTTCCGCAAAACAGCGGGGAGTCTGTTGAAAAACTGATTCTCTACCGCGAAGACCTGCGCAAAAAGTACAATCTGCCGGAGATCAACAGCCCAGAATCCTACTCGACTTACCTGAAAACCATTGGCCAGAACGAGAAGGGCGTTACCCCGTTTACTCCGGAAACCGGAGACTGGAAATATCATAACCTGGACCGTGTCCTGCTGAAGCAGCAGAATGAATGGAACATGTTCGATCTCGACCTTCCGTTCGCCTTCAAGCTGGATGACGCTGCCGGTAAAGTATTCAACGTCTATGAAACACAGGAATTCAAGGATCTGCTGGTGTACTACAAGGATCTTGCCGACAACAACGCCTGGTCCAAGAACGTGCTGAACAGCAAAAACGATCATCAGGCTGACTTCAAGGCAGGTAAAACTGCATCCATTACGCACAACAATGGTACGCTGGGTTCCCTGATGGCTCTTATGCGCCAGGAGAATTCACCTTACGAAGTAGCGCTGGCCGACATCAACCAGGGCAAGAAGAAATCGATCGCCATCTCCACGCAGAACGGTACATCCATCCATGCGACCTCCAAAAATGTGGAGCGCTCCCTGATGATGATTGACCTGATGCAAAATGACAAACAGCTGCATGACCTGATGATGTACGGAATCAACGGCGTACACTATGAACCGGTAGGCGAAGACAAATTCAAAGCGCTTGAGAAGAACCCGAACTATACCGGCTTCTCCAACTGGAACTTCAACTCGCCGCTGAACCGCACCAATGAAGCGTTCCCGCAGGAAGCTTCCGATCTGGTTAACAGCTGGGAAGCTAGTGTGTACCACTATGACCTGGAAACCTTCGTGTTCGACAACAGCAAAGTGAAGACAGAAATCGCCAACGTCGGCAACGTGATGCTGCGCTACGCTATTCCGCTGGAATACGGCGTAATCGAAGACATCGACAAAGGCCTGGCCGAGCTGAACAAGCAGCTACAATCCGCCGGTCTTGAGAAAATCCAGACTGAGCTGCAGGCACAGATTGATGCGTTCCTGGCGAACAAGTAA
- a CDS encoding sensor histidine kinase: MERFWPDKKYIPFTYKMMIPYLILVLLTDLLVGYIAYTMLVESRTEMAETNVRTALKQTRSNIEYQTDEIKRMSNSLFLNTNFQNALQFRGNLLENMLKMRDDIVPYMKAPLQLYGNKLRLVLYTANETMLEITGDDMSEPIGRSDYYVMSQRVIENKEWFRSILMSNRDSLWLQADSDSGLGNISYFRKLVASNAAPSVIGYIRVTARIDELFGNFDTFPVDQGLELRLVDRARGQTIYEQGAPDKPAKPDEYLIISEDIPIPGYVIEARVPHSYLNKDASRMQRAIGAVCTISFVVMAAIGFLVARISGKKIKRIVYLARSFQEGNFYKRIGFPGNDEFVYIANSFNQMAASIQELIRNVYVQGLQKKQAELDVLQAQISPHFLYNTLSTIVSLANLGEVEKVTRMVQGLSKFYRLTLNEGQVYISIEKELEQVRMYLEIQRVKYADAFEVYYDVDPEILQVPVIKLILQPFVENIFKHAWFGESIAIRITGRKLGDRIELKVIDNGIGMRPDTLRNMRSGSFQPGSYGLKNVEERIKLRYGNDYGIQIGSYYGAGTAVQIVLPVENEEIREVRE; the protein is encoded by the coding sequence ATGGAAAGATTTTGGCCGGATAAAAAATACATTCCTTTCACCTACAAAATGATGATTCCTTATCTGATTCTCGTTCTCCTGACCGATCTGCTGGTCGGCTATATTGCCTATACGATGCTCGTTGAGTCAAGGACCGAGATGGCGGAGACGAATGTGCGGACAGCCTTGAAGCAGACGAGAAGCAATATAGAATATCAGACCGATGAGATTAAGCGGATGAGCAATTCGCTGTTTCTTAATACGAACTTTCAGAATGCGCTGCAGTTCAGGGGCAATCTGCTGGAGAATATGCTCAAGATGCGCGATGATATTGTGCCTTACATGAAGGCGCCTCTGCAACTGTACGGGAACAAGCTGCGGCTTGTGCTGTATACAGCTAATGAGACTATGCTGGAGATTACCGGAGATGATATGTCGGAGCCTATCGGCAGAAGCGATTATTACGTGATGTCTCAGCGGGTCATTGAGAATAAGGAATGGTTCCGTTCCATTCTGATGAGCAACCGGGACAGCCTGTGGCTGCAGGCCGACAGTGACAGCGGGCTTGGCAACATTTCGTATTTCCGCAAGCTCGTTGCTTCCAACGCGGCCCCGTCGGTTATCGGCTATATCCGGGTTACGGCGAGAATAGATGAGCTGTTCGGCAACTTTGACACCTTTCCCGTGGATCAGGGACTGGAGCTGCGGCTTGTTGACAGGGCCCGGGGGCAGACCATTTATGAGCAGGGAGCTCCGGACAAGCCGGCTAAGCCGGACGAGTATCTGATAATCAGCGAGGATATCCCGATACCCGGTTATGTGATAGAAGCGCGGGTGCCGCACAGCTATCTCAATAAGGATGCAAGCAGAATGCAGAGAGCCATCGGTGCAGTCTGCACGATCAGCTTCGTGGTCATGGCGGCAATTGGTTTCCTTGTGGCCCGTATATCCGGTAAAAAGATCAAGCGCATCGTCTATCTGGCCCGCTCATTTCAAGAGGGCAACTTCTATAAACGGATCGGCTTCCCCGGGAACGATGAATTCGTGTATATTGCCAACAGCTTTAATCAGATGGCAGCGAGCATTCAGGAGCTGATCAGGAACGTCTATGTTCAGGGCCTCCAGAAAAAGCAGGCCGAGCTGGATGTGCTGCAGGCCCAGATCAGTCCGCATTTCCTGTACAACACCCTGTCTACCATTGTCAGTCTGGCCAATCTCGGGGAGGTCGAGAAGGTGACGCGGATGGTGCAGGGGCTGTCCAAGTTTTACCGGCTGACCTTAAATGAAGGACAGGTCTATATTTCAATTGAAAAGGAGCTCGAGCAGGTACGGATGTATCTGGAAATCCAGCGGGTAAAGTATGCCGATGCTTTTGAGGTCTATTATGATGTGGATCCTGAGATTCTGCAGGTTCCGGTCATCAAGCTGATTCTGCAGCCGTTCGTGGAAAATATCTTCAAGCATGCCTGGTTCGGCGAGAGCATCGCCATCCGGATTACCGGCAGGAAGCTGGGCGACCGTATCGAGCTGAAGGTTATTGATAACGGGATCGGGATGCGGCCCGATACGCTGCGGAATATGCGCTCAGGCTCCTTCCAGCCGGGCAGCTACGGCCTGAAGAATGTGGAGGAACGGATCAAGCTGAGATACGGCAATGATTACGGAATTCAGATCGGCAGCTATTACGGGGCCGGAACGGCTGTACAGATTGTTCTGCCGGTAGAAAATGAAGAAATCCGTGAAGTGAGGGAGTAG
- a CDS encoding response regulator, which translates to MAVEINVLLVDDEAVDLEWLRRRVAGSSHLPLHSVLTAASGFAALKVMEQHPIDIILSDIRMPIMTGVEFARKAKALNPEVEIVFISGHQDFSYAKEAIQLNASDYLLKPVDDEELNGMLVRLCAKIEQERKQHTSLTETLSLVNQELLLRWFSEAAPGPAQAHILGVLTPYLQALSAVAIVELDDIAWKIRGWSEEERCAWSASAGDFIREFAREHNLGMVITGYDYHFIILAAVQEQHFTVLLEELIRSFYQKFSSSVTIGKGMYAAEPDKLHDSYRQAQAALSIKWIVGKNRLIQDASEWHPKEKIASDLEEIVDRMLKAMLEYDLTTVDDCLLQLFAGDSPISQKNDIYDIIIRITSKLHADLRQMNEHLYEILNWDAHQPFVLFQFETVHDILSWLRRRFFELSERLYLKRQRQKRKLIDEITDYVKARLDQKITLNEVAAHFDFSPNYLGHLFKVETNSLFSDYVGELRMKRVCELLEDPTKKVYEIAEQAGYKNIIYFNRQFKQYMGMSPGEYRKQNKI; encoded by the coding sequence ATGGCAGTGGAGATAAATGTTTTGCTGGTAGATGATGAGGCTGTTGATCTGGAGTGGCTGAGACGGCGCGTGGCCGGAAGCAGCCATCTGCCGCTGCATAGCGTCCTGACGGCTGCCAGCGGCTTTGCCGCTCTCAAAGTGATGGAGCAGCACCCGATCGATATTATTCTCTCTGACATCCGGATGCCGATTATGACAGGGGTGGAATTTGCCCGCAAGGCTAAGGCGCTGAACCCGGAGGTCGAGATTGTGTTCATCAGCGGGCATCAGGATTTCAGCTATGCCAAGGAGGCCATTCAGTTAAATGCCTCCGACTATCTGCTGAAGCCTGTAGATGACGAGGAGCTGAACGGCATGCTGGTCCGGCTCTGTGCCAAGATTGAGCAGGAGCGCAAGCAGCATACCTCCCTGACGGAGACACTGTCGCTGGTCAATCAGGAGCTGCTGCTGCGCTGGTTCAGTGAAGCTGCCCCGGGTCCGGCGCAGGCCCATATTCTCGGTGTGCTCACGCCTTATCTGCAGGCACTGTCGGCTGTGGCTATTGTTGAGCTGGATGATATCGCCTGGAAGATACGCGGCTGGAGCGAGGAAGAGCGGTGTGCCTGGAGCGCCAGCGCCGGAGATTTTATCCGGGAGTTTGCCCGGGAGCATAATCTGGGCATGGTAATCACCGGCTATGACTATCACTTTATCATTCTGGCTGCGGTTCAGGAGCAGCATTTCACTGTCCTGCTGGAGGAGCTGATCCGTTCCTTTTATCAGAAATTCTCCAGCTCTGTTACCATAGGCAAAGGGATGTACGCTGCTGAGCCGGACAAGCTGCATGACTCCTACCGGCAGGCCCAGGCTGCGCTGAGCATTAAATGGATTGTCGGCAAGAACAGGCTCATTCAGGACGCCTCGGAGTGGCATCCGAAGGAGAAAATCGCCTCCGATCTGGAGGAGATTGTGGACCGGATGCTGAAGGCGATGCTTGAATATGATCTTACGACCGTCGATGACTGCCTGCTGCAGCTGTTTGCCGGGGACAGCCCGATCTCACAGAAAAATGATATCTACGATATCATCATCCGGATCACCTCCAAGCTGCACGCCGACCTGCGCCAGATGAATGAGCATCTGTACGAGATTCTGAACTGGGATGCCCATCAGCCGTTTGTGCTGTTCCAGTTCGAGACGGTGCATGATATCCTCTCCTGGCTGCGGCGGCGGTTCTTCGAGCTGTCGGAGCGGCTGTATCTGAAGCGCCAGCGGCAGAAGCGCAAGCTGATCGATGAAATTACAGACTATGTGAAGGCAAGACTGGACCAGAAGATTACACTGAACGAGGTAGCAGCCCATTTCGATTTCTCGCCCAACTACCTGGGCCACCTGTTCAAGGTGGAGACGAACAGCCTGTTCAGCGACTATGTCGGCGAGCTGCGGATGAAGCGGGTCTGCGAGCTGCTGGAGGACCCGACCAAGAAGGTCTATGAAATTGCCGAGCAGGCCGGCTACAAGAATATCATCTACTTCAACCGGCAGTTCAAGCAATACATGGGCATGTCCCCGGGCGAATACCGGAAGCAGAATAAAATATAG
- a CDS encoding sigma-70 family RNA polymerase sigma factor has product MKDLDLHPWLIRMSQGEEEAFQVVYEATRDHAYRFISYLAPRQQDAGDIMSEVYLELYRSVHTYDPQQNFGAWFSGLMIRQVRNWKRREWRLFRITEKLKLSTGRSADPAAERPFTALDDQLELLPLLQTLPLKLKEVIVLRYYQDCPLTEIAVLLEVPLGTVKSRHHHALKQLRRRFAEQGMEKEGDGFVY; this is encoded by the coding sequence ATGAAGGATTTAGATTTACACCCGTGGCTTATCCGGATGAGCCAGGGTGAGGAAGAAGCGTTCCAGGTTGTGTATGAAGCTACACGGGATCACGCGTACCGCTTCATCAGCTACCTTGCGCCCCGCCAGCAGGACGCGGGAGATATTATGAGCGAGGTATATCTTGAGCTGTACAGAAGCGTGCATACGTATGATCCGCAGCAGAACTTTGGCGCATGGTTCAGCGGCCTGATGATCAGGCAGGTGCGGAACTGGAAACGGAGAGAGTGGCGCTTGTTCCGGATTACGGAAAAGCTGAAGCTCAGCACGGGCAGATCTGCAGATCCGGCGGCTGAACGGCCGTTCACTGCTCTGGATGACCAGCTGGAACTGCTTCCGCTGCTCCAGACGCTGCCGCTTAAGCTTAAGGAGGTTATCGTGCTCCGCTATTATCAGGATTGTCCGCTGACGGAAATTGCCGTGCTGCTGGAGGTTCCGTTAGGCACCGTAAAATCGAGGCATCATCATGCGCTTAAGCAGTTACGCCGCCGGTTCGCTGAGCAGGGTATGGAAAAGGAGGGTGATGGCTTTGTCTATTGA
- a CDS encoding carbohydrate ABC transporter permease: MKQLDRKIFSAIGYVSLILLAVLCIFPFILVVSSSLTEESKIITDGYQFIPTAFSTEAYSILFKYPQEMINAYLVTIGVTATGTLLGLFLTSMTAYALSRKDFKWRNKFSFFFFFTTLFSGGLVPWYLLIVNYLDMKDTPMALIVPMMLNVFYIIVMKSFMSSIPEAIVESAKIDGAGDFRIYVRLILPLSKPALATIGLFLALAYWNDWYNALLFISDENLMPLQYYLYKMLGNMDGMRKAMMGAGAVVTTAIPTESLKMAMTVVATGPILLAYPFVQRYFVQGLTIGAVKG, encoded by the coding sequence ATGAAGCAGCTTGACCGTAAAATTTTCTCAGCCATAGGCTATGTTTCACTGATCTTGCTCGCCGTGCTATGTATCTTCCCGTTCATTCTGGTCGTCTCCTCATCCCTGACCGAAGAGAGCAAAATCATAACGGACGGCTATCAGTTTATACCGACTGCCTTCTCGACCGAGGCTTACAGCATTCTTTTCAAATACCCGCAGGAAATGATCAACGCTTATCTGGTGACTATCGGGGTTACGGCGACCGGCACCCTGCTGGGATTGTTCCTGACTTCGATGACCGCTTACGCGCTGTCCCGCAAGGATTTCAAATGGCGCAACAAGTTCTCGTTCTTCTTCTTCTTCACTACCCTGTTCAGCGGCGGACTCGTTCCGTGGTATCTGCTGATCGTTAACTATCTCGATATGAAGGATACGCCGATGGCCCTGATTGTGCCGATGATGCTGAATGTGTTCTACATTATCGTCATGAAGTCTTTTATGAGTAGCATCCCGGAAGCCATTGTCGAATCGGCCAAAATCGACGGCGCCGGCGACTTCCGGATTTATGTCCGCCTGATTCTGCCGCTGTCCAAGCCGGCCCTGGCTACAATCGGATTGTTCCTGGCTCTGGCTTACTGGAATGACTGGTATAATGCGCTGCTGTTCATCTCCGACGAGAATCTGATGCCGCTGCAGTATTATTTGTACAAAATGCTGGGCAACATGGACGGTATGCGCAAGGCAATGATGGGAGCGGGTGCTGTCGTGACTACAGCCATTCCTACCGAGAGCCTCAAAATGGCGATGACGGTTGTGGCTACTGGCCCGATCCTGCTGGCTTATCCGTTCGTGCAGCGTTATTTTGTCCAAGGCTTAACGATCGGTGCTGTTAAAGGGTGA